The proteins below come from a single Sorghum bicolor cultivar BTx623 chromosome 4, Sorghum_bicolor_NCBIv3, whole genome shotgun sequence genomic window:
- the LOC8071654 gene encoding DEAD-box ATP-dependent RNA helicase 41: protein MEQGENQSAGSFVVSSSDNNELEDLPVKERCFEQREALPGEPRCVVCGRYGEYICDQTDDDICSVECKTILLARIAAKTKPAVKAAKRVNLPLGDESFCIKDINFPNIPTLADSRISSLRTKLDICVKGDAVPDPIMCFSACGLPEKLVHNLETAGYCMPTPVQMQVIPASMSNRSLLVSADTGSGKTASFLIPIIAHCSQVRSQESTSNQGPLAIVLAPTRELCLQVEEQAKVLGKGLPFKTALVVGGDPLPQQIYRIENGIELIVGTPGRLIDLLMKHNVDLTYVSVFVLDEVDCLLERGFRDQAMQIFQSLSQPQVMMFSATLHSEVEKMSNSLAKNVISISCGNPNRPTKSVKQVVIWVESKKKKQKIFEIMKSKQHFKPPAVVFVSSRVGADLLSEAITVATGLEVVSIHGEKTMKERRENLRRFLTGEVSVVVSTGVLGRGMDLLKVRQVILFDIPNSIDEYIHQVGRASRMGEEGMAVVFVNEEDRRIFKELVQVLKTAGAPIPRELANSRYTAGVYVGSERKRKLSSR from the exons ATGGAGCAAGGGGAGAACCAATCAGCTGGTAGTTTTGTTGTTTCATCATCGGATAATAATGAGTTGGAAG ATTTGCCTGTTAAGGAAAGATGCTTTGAGCAGAGAGAAGCTCTTCCAGGGGAGCCTCGCTGTGTTGTGTGTGGCCGATATGGTGAATATATATGTGATCAGACTGATGATGACATCTGCAGTGTGGAATGCAAGACAATTCTTCTTGCTCGGATCGCTGCTAAAACAAAGCCAGCAGTAAAAGCTGCAAAGCGTGTGAACCTTCCTTTGGGCGATGAGAGCTTCTGTATTAAGGACATCAATTTTCCAAATATACCTACTTTAGCTGACAGCCGGATTAGTTCACTGAGGACTAAACTTGACATTTGTGTCAAGGGTGATGCTGTTCCTGATCCAATCATGTGTTTCTCTGCCTGTGGTCTTCCTGAGAAGCTTGTGCACAATCTTGAGACTGCGGGATATTGTATGCCTACTCCAGTGCAGATGCAAGTTATCCCTGCATCAATGAGTAATAGAAGCCTACTTGTTTCTGCTGATACTGGTTCAGGGAAAACTGCATCTTTTCTGATTCCCATAATTGCTCATTGTTCACAAGTAAGATCACAAGAATCCACAAGCAATCAAGGACCGTTGGCTATAGTTCTTGCTCCAACTAGAGAGCTATGCCTGCAGGTAGAAGAGCAAGCAAAAGTGCTTGGTAAAGGTTTGCCTTTCAAAACTGCTCTAGTTGTCGGTGGAGATCCATTGCCTCAGCAAATTTACAGAATTGAAAATGGTATTGAGTTAATTGTTGGCACCCCTGGGAGGCTAATTGATCTTCTCATGAAACACAATGTTGACCTTACCTATGTTTCTGTATTCGTTTTGGATGAGGTGGACTGCTTGTTGGAGAGGGGATTCAGGGATCAGGCCATGCAGATTTTTCAGTCACTTTCACAACCACAGGTTATGATGTTTTCAGCAACATTACATTCGGAAGTTGAGAAGATGTCTAACTCACTGGCTAAGAATGTGATAAGTATCTCTTGTGggaatccaaacagaccaaccaAATCAGTCAAACAAGTGGTCATTTGGGTGGAATCtaagaagaagaagcagaagATATTTGAGATAATGAAAAGCAAGCAACATTTTAAACCTCCTGCTGTTGTGTTTGTGAGTTCCAGAGTCGGAGCTGATCTGTTGTCTGAAGCAATTACTGTTGCTACTGGATTAGAGGTTGTTTCTATCCATGGCGAGAAGACGATGAAGGAGAGAAGAGAGAATTTGAGAAGGTTTTTGACAGGAGAAGTATCTGTCGTTGTTTCTACTGGTGTCCTGGGGCGTGGAATGGATCTCCTGAAAGTACGTCAAGTGATATTGTTTGACATACCAAATTCCATCGATGAATATATTCACCAAGTTGGAAGGGCATCCCGGATGGGTGAGGAGGGTATGGCTGTTGTGTTTGTGAATGAGGAGGATAGAAGGATTTTCAAAGAGCTTGTTCAGGTTCTGAAGACTGCAGGAGCACCGATACCCCGGGAACTTGCAAATTCAAGATATACAGCTGGTGTTTATGTTGGTAGCGAGAGGAAGAGAAAATTGAGTTCTAG ATGA
- the LOC8071656 gene encoding SPX domain-containing protein 1, whose translation MKFGKSLNNQIVETLPDWRDKFLSYKDLKKRLKQIAAGSGDERRSKRQRVGYGGSGGGGSSPAMTPEEAEFVALLDAELDKFNAFFLEKEEDYVIRLKELQDRVVSAAEMGSAEELLWVRKEIVHFHGEMVLLENYSALNYTGLVKILKKYDKRTGALIRLPFIQNVMQEPFCATDVLYKLVKECEEMLDQLLPGNQPSVPSEDDGKEDSDSDDKPAKPSASLANGNGTGDMELEEIEDMESMYMKSTVAALRALREIRSGSSTVNAFSLPPLW comes from the exons ATGAAGTTCGGCAAGAGCCTGAACAACCAGATCGTGGAGACGCTCCCGGACTGGCGCGACAAGTTCCTGTCCTACAAGGACCTCAAGAAGCGGCTCAAGCAAATCGCCGCCGGCTCCGGCGATGAGCGGCGGAGCAAGCGCCAGCGCGTGGGgtacggcggcagcggcggcggcggttccTCGCCGGCGATGACCCCGGAGGAGGCCGAGTTTGTCGCCCTCCTCGACGCCGAGCTCGATAAGTTCAACGCCTTCTTCCTCGAGAAGGAGGAGGACTACGTCATCCGGCTGAAG GAGTTACAGGACAGGGTGGTGAGCGCCGCGGAGATGGGGTCGGCGGAGGAGCTTCTGTGGGTGCGGAAGGAGATCGTCCACTTCCACGGCGAGATGGTCTTGCTCGAGAACTACAGCGCGCTCAACTACACCG GACTGGTCAAGATCCTCAAGAAGTACGACAAGAGGACCGGCGCACTGATCCGCCTGCCCTTCATCCAGAACGTAATGCAGGAGCCGTTCTGCGCTACCGACGTCCTGTACAAGCTCGTCAAGGAGTGCGAGGAGATGCTGGACCAGCTCCTGCCCGGAAACCAGCCGTCTGTGCCAAGCGAAGACGACGGGAAAGAAGACAGCGACAGTGACGACAAGCCGGCGAAGCCCAGCGCCTCGCTGGCCAACGGAAATGGCACTGGGGACATGGAGCTGGAGGAAATCGAGGACATGGAGAGCATGTACATGAAGAGCACGGTGGCCGCGCTCAGGGCGCTCAGGGAGATAAGGAGCGGGAGCTCCACAGTGAACGCGTTCTCCCTGCCGCCACTATGGTGA
- the LOC8071655 gene encoding uncharacterized protein LOC8071655 isoform X1: MHKQIYEAIAELGNFFQQICAKKLKLDVLNRMRGEIPIILCKLEKIFPPAFFDVMVHLSIHLIDDAILRGPVQYGWMYPVERRLLTLKRFVRNMARPEGSIAEAYVANECLIACSRYFDDVDTRHNREGRNKERVPMSTCSLSIFEHGANLLGAPRLTYDEKDYDRMVWYVLNNTTEVEPFIEIYRNELESAGNSDVEGNLAKEFPGWFMKHLATRRFVNGEQINEDLYALASQPLLRFRIFSGCIVDGVRYHTVDRERNRRTQNSGVMVEGSHNGEDIDFFGQLKEVIQLQYNSDANSQRTVVLFKCDWFDTCSMKSRMKNDGYFKSISHGSCWYKGDAFILATQATKVFYLDDNKHGEPWKVVQKFSHRHLWNVNEEENDNGQEGGVDLTYQDDEQEISLVQAHEGSSVNEQPVNEEDGISVEASLVDQICRQQDLEVEEHDLYNDDYDDTLGQYDSENECTIIIPNDDGEYSDVE; encoded by the exons ATGCATAAGCAAATATATGAAGCAATTGCTGAATTAGGTAACTTTTTCCAGCAAATTTGTGCAAAGAAATTGAAGTTAGATGTCTTGAACAGAATGAGAGGTGAAATCCCAATAATATTGTGCAAGCTTGAGAAAATTTTCCCGCCTGCCTTTTTTGATGTGATGGTGCACTTGTCCATTCATTTAATTGATGATGCAATCCTAAGAGGTCCAGTTCAATATGGATGGATGTACCCTGTAGAACGTAGGTTGTTGACCTTGAAACGTTTTGTGAGGAACATGGCAAGGCCTGAGGGCTCCATTGCAGAGGCATATGTGGCAAATGAGTGCTTGATTGCTTGCTCAAGGTATTTTGATGATGTTGACACTAGGCACAATCGTGAGGGCAGGAACAAAGAGCGTGTTCCAATGAGTACATGTAGTTTATCTATTTTTGAGCATGGAGCAAATCTGTTGGGGGCACCGAGGCTTACATATGATGAGAAGGATTATGACAGGATGGTTTGGTATGTACTCAACAATACTACAGAGGTCGAGCCATTTATAGA GATTTATAGGAATGAGCTAGAGAGTGCTGGCAATAGTGATGTTGAGGGGAaccttgctaaggaatttccaGGATGGTTTATGAAACAT CTTGCTACCCGAAGGTTTGTGAATGGAGAACAAATCAATGAAGACCTATATGCATTGGCAAGTCAACCACTTCTTAGATTTCGTATATTTTCAGGATGTATTGTTGATGGTGTCCGATATCACACCGTGGACCGTGAGAGAAATAGAAGAACACAAAATAGTGGAGTCATGGTTGAGGGGTCACATAATGGAGAAGATATAGACTTTTTTGGTCAGTTGAAAGAAGTAATACAGTTGCAGTACAACTCTGATGCCAACAGTCAAAGGACAGTGGTGTTATTCAAGTGTGATTGGTTTGATACCTGTAGCATGAAGTCTAGGATGAAGAATGATGGATATTTCAAAAGCATCAGCCATGGCAGTTGTTGGTACAAGGGTGATGCTTTCATCCTTGCCACCCAGGCAACAAAGGTTTTCTACTTGGATGATAACAAGCATGGTGAACCCTGGAAAGTTGTTCAAAAATTTTCTCATCGGCACTTGTGGAATGTGAATGAAGAAGAAAATGATAACGGGCAAGAGGGAGGGGTTGATCTGACATaccaagatgatgagcaagaaaTATCTCTAGTTCAAGCTCATGAAGGATCTTCGGTCAACGAACAGCCAGTCAACGAAGAAGACGGTATTAGTGTAGAGGCATCCTTAGTTGATCAGATTTGTAGGCAACAGGATCTGGAAGTTGAAGAACATGACCTGTACAATGATGATTATGATGATACCTTAGGGCAGTATGATAGTGAAAATGAATGTACAATTATAATCCCTAATGATGATGGTGAGTATAGTGATGTTGAGTAA
- the LOC8071655 gene encoding uncharacterized protein LOC8071655 isoform X2: protein MGIELDNMTRGLGSRIPVVIKEGKRRPEAPMQAAKLASEGGIILRQHVPIYTSWKEYKKDKDQFNDQLNNFIGKLSIQLNMTGEKDSVTSACADILKRGTIQMRYRLKKKYFDGVPANQVRTTSPCSSMTDEEWRKLVDMWSDPRHKERCVKSKLNRAKVKFHQCTGSQSYIAAAYVAKQEKYKGIEPTAVDLFKLTHCSKTKGYSESAKKAVDDMEAIMTRSVQEGEQEKTCTEIVSQVLSKSSTFLRNVGLQQPVAAVKTISPQMQEIQAQLEAEKEESAGLRHKLQRLEDQALESEAKAKKQDEEIEILKKATADTHKLIRQMISFGQSQVTHQTTP from the exons ATGGGCATAGAACTGGATAACATGACCAGAGGTTTAGGGTCTAGGATACCAGTTGTGATAAAGGAAGGGAAAAGAAGGCCGGAGGCACCTATGCAAGCTGCAAAGCTAGCTTCTGAGGGTGGGATCATACTCAGGCAACATGTACCCATCTATACAAGTTGGAAAGAGTACAAGAAGGACAAGGATCAATTCAATGACCAATTGAACAACTTCATTGGCAAACTATCT ATACAATTGAACATGACTGGTGAAAAGGATAGTGTAACTTCTGCATGTGCTGACATACTAAAGCGAGGAACCATCCAAATGAGGTATCGGCTCAAGAAGAAATACTTTGATGGGGTACCGGCAAATCAAGTTAGGACTACATCACCATGTTCGTCTATGACTGATGAGGAATGGAGAAAGTTGGTGGATATGTGGTCAGACCCTAGACACAAG GAAAGATGTGTGAAGAGCAAACTGAACCGTGCAAAAGTTAAGTTTCATCAGTGTACTGGATCTCAGTCTTACATTGCAGCAGCCTATGTCGCG AAGCAAGAAAAATACAAAGGTATAGAGCCCACTGCAGTTGATCTTTTCAAGTTGACACATTGCAGCAAAACAAAGGGTTACAGTGAATCTGCCAAGAAAGCTGTA GATGATATGGAAGCAATTATGACAAGATCAGTACAAGAAGGGGAGCAAGAAAAGACTTGCACAGAGATTGTTTCCCAAGTGCTGTCAAAGTCTAGCACATTCCTTCGCAATGTGGGACTTCAGCAGCCTGTTGCCGCTGTAAAAACTATTTCACCACAGATGCAAGAGATACAAGCTCAATTGGAGGCTGAAAAGGAGGAATCTGCAGGACTTCGGCATAAGCTCCAGAGGTTAGAAGACCAAGCACTAGAATCTGAGGCAAAAGCTAAGAAACAGGATGAGGAGATTGAGATCCTAAAGAAGGCAACAGCAGATACTCATAAGCTCATTCGGCAGATGATATCATTTGGACAGAGTCAAGTCACTCATCAGACCACTCCTTAA
- the LOC8071653 gene encoding ethylene-responsive transcription factor WIN1: MTENLHSKKMVQPKKFRGVRQRHWGSWVSEIRHPLLKRRVWLGTFETAEEAARAYDEAAVLMSGRNAKTNFPVQRSSTGEPTPAAGRDAHSNAGSGSSTANLSQILSAKLRKCCKAPSPSLTCLRLDPEKSHIGVWQKRAGARADSNWVMTVELNKGAASTDAASQSTSATTAPPATPMDDEERIALQMIEELLSSSSPASPSHGDDQGRFII; encoded by the exons ATGACAGAGAATCTCCACTCCAAGAAAATGGTACAGCCAAAGAAGTTTCGTGGAGTCCGGCAGCGCCACTGGGGTTCCTGGGTCTCCGAGATCAGGCATCCCCTCCT TAAGAGGAGGGTCTGGCTGGGCACCTTCGAGACCGCTGAGGAGGCAGCGAGAGCATATGACGAGGCTGCCGTGCTGATGAGCGGCCGCAACGCCAAGACCAACTTCCCGGTCCAAAGGAGCAGCACAGGGGAGCCAACCCCAGCTGCGGGAAGGGACGCTCACAGCAACGCCGGCAGCGGCTCCTCTACCGCCAACCTGTCCCAGATTCTCAGTGCGAAGCTCCGCAAATGCTGCAAGGCGCCATCGCCCTCCCTGACCTGTCTCCGCCTTGACCCTGAGAAGTCCCACATTGGTGTTTGGCAGAAGCGTGCAGGAGCCCGTGCTGACTCCAACTGGGTCATGACCGTGGAGCTCAACAAAGGTGCAGCATCCACTGATGCTGCATCACAGTCCACATCAGCAACAACTGCTCCACCAGCCACCCCGATGGATGACGAGGAGAGGATCGCCCTGCAAATGATCGAAGAGTTGCTGAGCAGCAGCAGCCCAGCTTCACCCTCGCACGGAGATGACCAAGGTCGCTTCATCATCTGA